GCATTATTCTCTCAAACCAACACTTTTTGGCTGAGGGTTGCGCTATTGCATTAATCCCTCAACCAGATGTGAATGGGGCGCTGGTAAAGCGCATTAACGCAGAAGGGAAAAACGTTGGCGGCGTTGACGCGGCAAGCTGATTGGCGCAACTGGTGATGCAGGTCTTTCTGTGGAAACAAAACTGGTGCTTACCACCCAATATCTTCGGGAGCCGACCGGCCTACTTTCTTTGCAGGGTCGGCAGGCCGGCGAGGATGAGTTTCAGCCAGTCGAAGCCGAATTTCAGCAATGCCTCGTCATCTTTTTCGATCAGTTTTTTCCGGGTCTTATCGAGCCTGTATTGCTCGAGAAGCTGGTGGTCGTTCACATACTGCCGGAAGCGGTCGACGTTGTAACAGGCCATGAAGGCCAGAAGCTGGAGCGGCCCGCCCGCACCCTCGCCGCGCCAGGTCCTGCTGTCGGCAAAAATGGTGTCGAGTTCGGCCCAGAGATCATCCATCTGGTTGAAGTATTGCAGGCTCTGGTCCCGCACCCACGATTTCACCGTCCATTCCCGCTCCTCCTGGTGGCCCTTGCAGTAGTCGTGGTCGGTCATGAAATAAAATTCCTCCGGCCTCCCTCCCGAGGTGTCGCGGTCCACCGCTCTTTCCAGGGGATAGGTCCGGCAGGCCGAAGGGCGATCGGGATAGACGGAGCACCCCTCATCATTTAAAAACGGGCAGGTTTTCTCCTCGTCGGCCGACATGACCATGATCACCGACGGGAAACAGGGGTTGCCCCCCTGCACCACCCCGGCATACCGGTTCAGGAAATCCTCGGAACTGATCCCGAGCCGGGTTTTCAGGCGGAGGACGTCGTAGGGATACAAAAAGAGTTCCAGTTTCCGGCAGCAGCGGGTGAAACAGCTCACCGCCGAATGACAGGCGAAACGGAACTTCGCATCGGCCAGAGGCACCATGCCTTCCGGAAATTCTT
The Pseudomonadota bacterium DNA segment above includes these coding regions:
- a CDS encoding YkgJ family cysteine cluster protein, with protein sequence MAKSKKSQGKEFPEGMVPLADAKFRFACHSAVSCFTRCCRKLELFLYPYDVLRLKTRLGISSEDFLNRYAGVVQGGNPCFPSVIMVMSADEEKTCPFLNDEGCSVYPDRPSACRTYPLERAVDRDTSGGRPEEFYFMTDHDYCKGHQEEREWTVKSWVRDQSLQYFNQMDDLWAELDTIFADSRTWRGEGAGGPLQLLAFMACYNVDRFRQYVNDHQLLEQYRLDKTRKKLIEKDDEALLKFGFDWLKLILAGLPTLQRK